The following DNA comes from Thermincola ferriacetica.
GAACAGATCCTCCTTAGAGAATCAGCGGAACAAAAGCTGCTGGAGTTAATTGACAAGGCGCTGGACAAGGGAAGCAAAGAAGAGTTCTTTCGCCTGACACATCAATTGAAGAAGATTCAACAAGGATAAAAGGCCCATGGCGACTAACGTCATGGACTTTTTTGCGCAAAACCCGCCAGATTTTTTCCCTTAATTATTTCATGAAAAGGAAATTCATATATTAATAACGAAAAAATAAAAAAGGATAAAATTCCGGTAAAAGATTAACTAACAGGTTGTCTGTCAAACGGGATTTACTGAAGACGCAAGGAACCGTTGCTTCCTTGGCATAAAATTTCTCATATTTATAAAGGAAAGGAGATCAGCTTATGTATTTAAACAACCTCTTTGTTTACGGCACTTTATTACCCGGTCTTGAAAACCATGAAAAATTCATAAAAAAATACCGGCCGGAAGTCTATAAAGCCAGCGCTAAAGGAACCATGTACTACATTCCTGAAGACAATTACCCGGTTGTACTGGACGAAGGTGACGGGGAGATAAAGGGTGTTCTTTTTGTAACCCGGGAATTACCGGTAATCCTGCCCGAACTGGATGAAATCGAGAAATTTACCGGGGTAGAAAGTCAGAGCCACCTGATAAGAGAAATCAGAGACGTGAAAAATCTGGAGACCGGGGAAGTTGTCAAAGCTCATATGTTTTTATGGCCCCCATCCAAGGCCGATTGGCTGAAAAAGAACGGCGCTGTAATTAAAGACGGCGACTGGAAAAGATTTCTTGGAAATATGGAATAATTTTGAAGGACTGGTGAAAAGTTAATGCCGGCGTTCTAAACGTCGGCATTACTTTCGAACCGGCCCGCCCACTATTTGTTTTTTGCAGCCTTTTTCTGTTCTTTTACCTCTTTAACCAGGGGTTTATAGAAGTTAACAATATCTTCTTTAAACTTTTTGGCGCAGTCTTTGCAGATACACCAGCACGCTTTGTCAATCTTGTCTCCTTCTTCCAGGATCAACGTACAACTTAACTCCCCCATTTCAGCGCCGCACATATCACAATTGGCACAGGCAATTTTTGTCATTCTGTCACCCTCCCTTTTTTAAATTGTTATAATTGTTCTTAAAGTTAATTATAATTAATGAGGTGGCAAAAGGAAAGAATTTTCCGCTAATTAACATTTTGGAACAAAAGATTTTTAAGGTTCATCCAGCCAGAGATCAAAAGTAGCGCTGCTTATACAGCATCTGGAAGGGTGGGTGGGGTGTCCCGGCTACCATGGAGCTTGGTGCTGCAAACCCTGGCCAGGCAAATACCCGCTACGGAGGTAAAACAACTGTTGCTCCGAGGTTACGGGCGGAGACAGTGTAAACTCCGTTCGGTTGAAATTGCCGGACCCGGCCAAATCGTCATCCGTGACTCAATGGCCGGGTTTCCGGCGTCCGTGCCGGAAACGGCAATTTCAAGTCCTCACTGTCGTTAACACTGTCTATCCGCCCTCCACCAAGTCGCAACTTAATGTTTTACCTCCATAGCGGTATTTTCTGTTTTTCTTAAAGCAATGGTTATTTCACCATGCAGCGCCTGCCGGCAACAGGGAGGGGTGGGTAGGGTTCACAGGCTACCGTTTGGGAGCGACTGCGCCCGCAAAACCGCTGCCGGGCAGGCAGGGAGTTCCCGCATGTTTGAAGATGGCGAAGGCCGCCGGGAAGTCGGGTACTTAACTTATCTTGAGTGCCCGGACGGGAGGCGGCCTGACCTGTGAGAAATGCAATATGAGCCATCGAGTTCGGGAACGCTGCCTGAACGGCAAGGGTTTGCAGCACAAAGCTCCCTGGTAGCGGAGAACCCCTCCACCCCTCCTTAGATGGGGAGGCATAGCCTCGGAGCAACGGTTGTTTCACCGGCACAGCGGCAAACTAAGAAAACTCTAATATGCACAAATTACCCTGGTTTAACATAAGATAAACCGAGGTTAGCACTCAACTCAAAAAATAAACATAAGGAGGGTTATATATGGCTGATGTTAAAACTCAAGAATGGTGGGGTAACTTTGCGTTTATTCTCTTCTTAGTTCTTATCCTTCTCTTCTTCGGAGACGGAGTTTGGTAGAAACTGTTGGACCAAAAACACAACAAATAAAATACTAATACCAACTGAAAAAAAGAGGTCAAATGCTTCCTTGGACATTAGTCCCACCCCGCGAACATTTGACCTCTTTCTTTTATCTTATAAAATTTATTGATTTTTTACCATAATTCGATTATAATTGGCATAGCATCTTATTCGCGTCGGTATAGTTCAATGCCTCATCCTTATAAACGGAAGTGAACTAACCTCTCGACGGTCAGAATAAGTGAATCCCCTAAGGTAAGGAGGTTAGAAAATGTTCCAGGACAAAACTCTCGTTTGTAAGGAATGCGGCGCTGATTTTGTATTTTCAGCCAGTGAACAGGAATTTTACGCCGAAAAAGGTTTTCAAAATGAACCTGCCAGATGCCCTGAGTGCCGCGCAGCACGCAAACAGAGAACGAATAAAGGCAGCAGAGGCCCCAGGGAAATGTACAACGTTATCTGCAGCAATTGCGGCGCAGAAACCCGGGTTCCTTTTAAACCGTCCCAGGATAGGCCCGTATACTGCAGGGACTGTTTTGAAAATCTCAGGTAAAAGTTGATATTCATGTATAACTGACCGGAGGATAACAATACTCCGGTCTTCCTATTTTCCAGCTTTATTTAAGACTGTTACCTATTTTTAAAGCCTTTTCGGGACAAACAGATATCTTCCGTCCTCTTCACCAATCACTTCATAATTATCATTTCGGAGCAGATCTTCCAGAACGGGCATTTCACTGTCGACAATAAAGATGACGTTTCTATCCTTTATCTTTAATACTTCATTTAAGGCCCTTTTTTCTGCCAAAACGTCATGAAAATTATGCATTTCTTCCCTGCTGTACAATTCAATCCTGATATCCGAATAAACATAATTATTTTCACGCCAGTCATCTTTGTTCAGAACAAAAAGAAGATAATCTGAAAGATATTGCTTGCAAACAATTAGATTCTGAGTCATGGGCAGCCTGGCCAGCAGGTTTTCCAGAGGCAAAGGATCGGCAGGCAAAGGTTCATCAGACATCTTTTGGGAAACGAAAAATCCCGTTAATCCTATCGCGACAATGATGCTGGTACCTATAAGAACCGCTCCGATTTTTCTTTTCTCTTTCAGAATATCGTCAACAACAGGCCCTGCAATAAAAATAAATACGGGAACTGTAAACATCATATTCCGGTAACTGTAAAGAATCAGGCCGGTAAAAACCAAACCCAAAAGATAATCCAGCAAAGCTCTCTTTTTATATACCAGAGAAAATACTATCAGAACAGCCATCAAAAAAGGTGCAAAAAAGAATTTGAATACGAGGAACAGGGGAAACTTATAATCGTGTTCGAAATAACGCTGCAGTACCGAAAAAGGCGAAGACCATTCAAGCACTTCATTGTGCCGGATATTTACACCGGAATGAAACAGGTCAATTAGAAAATCGTAGCGGTTATGTATTAAAATAAAAAGTACAGTTATCAAACCAAGTGATACCGGCAAAACCCCTGTAAAAAAATAAAACTTTTCTTTCTCCCCGTCAACATAGGCATTTACGGCAAATAAGACCAGAACCATCAAACCGTAAACCCAAAAACCGTGTACCTGGCTCCACACCATCAGTGTTAGTATTATCCCGCCAAAGAGACCGGCTGTCGGTTTTTGCCTGCATCTGTCGGCAGCAATGAAAAAAATCATAAAAAAAATTAACGACAGGATGTTTGGCCTGATATTTAAAAAAGGAATGGTAAAAAACATAATGAATGAAAGCAGCAGCAGAAACGCCCGTCGGCTAAAGTACTTTAAGCCCAAATAAGTAAACATCAGTCCTATAAGAACTGACAGGAATACCCCGATCATTTCTAAGGAAAAAAGACCGCCCATTTTATAAACCATATAAAAAAACAGTTGAGCAAGCCAGGAGTGATAAATCATGGGGCTGGCTTCATGGTTATAGACCAGAAAACCTGTCTGGGGAACGCTATGGTGAGTGTATATATACCGTCCTGCCAGTAAGTGATACCATGTATCATCATGGACCTGTATACTTTCCATGACGGCTGCTGCCGCAAAAACAATTATCACAGGTATAACAACTTTCCAGTTGCTTTTCAGAACTTCCATGGCCTCTCACCTCAGGTTGTTCATCATGTATTACCCGGTCGACAGATTAATAGCCCCACACTGATATGGCATGCTTTTCTGTGTTGGCTATGTATATAATTCTGTTTTTCCGGTCAATGGCCAGTGTAGACGGATTAAGCAGTTCTTTCCCGTAAGTAAACATAAATTTCCCCAGATTATCAAAAACAAAAACTTTTCCCACTCCGTTATCCACTATATGTATCCGGCCAAATCCGTCCACGGCTATACCCTGCGGGTTTTTCATCCCGATATCCGCCGTCGGAAAATCATAAGCAAACCAACCGGCACAGTTAAATACCTTGACCTTTCCTCCGGCCGGGTCAGTGACCACCACACGGCCGTCTGATGTTACAACAATGCCATAGGGGAATTCCAGCTTCTTTTTTTCGTTGTCCCCCTTCACCTCCATGATCATTTCCCCGTCCTGAAATACGGCCAACCAACCGTTAATATTCACATCGGTGACATAAAGTACTTCCCCGTAAACCGCAGCGCTGACCGGTTTTATCTGCCGTTCTTCCGCCGTTTCATAATAAGCATCCAGCAGCCTGCCATTCGGGGCATAGAAGCCTATACCCCCGTTCAGGTAGTCAGCAATCAGCAGTCCTCGCGCAGTGCTGACCATTCCCTGGGGCGCTCCCCGACTTTTCGTTATCTTTGCCCTGAAACTACCTTTTTTCACACCTTCCGGCGAAAATATATCTACCCTTTCCTCTCCAAAATAACTGACAAAAAGTTTCTTCTCGTAAACATAAACCCAGGCCGGTTTTTTGTCGTCCGGAACCCTGATTTCCCCCAAATAAACAGGCACATCTTTCTCTCTTAAACTGCGATGCTTCAGGGTTAAAGGTTTATCGGCCTTTCTGTAAACCATCCAGGCTGCTCCCGTTGCTACCGCTATCATTACAAAAAGGGCGGTTATAATGAAGCTTTTTTTCTTCCACCTGTTTTCTGCCATAAATCCCTCTCCTGTTTCTAATCAACCGGTCTGGTAATCAGATCAAGATTGTGATAGGTATCAGGCGTTACAATCCCGACTGCCCAGAAACTGATTATATTTGTTAACAGGCACCCCAGGCAAAGCCAGGCCAATTTTTCTCCTTTCCAGCCAAAGGTAAAATGCAGGTGCAGGTAAATTCCGTAAACAAGCCAACTAAGCAGGGACCAGGTTTCCACAGGGTCCCAGCTCCAGTAACTGCCCCATAAAAGTTTTGCCCAGATAGAACCGCTCAAGAGCATTACAGTCCCTGCCATAAAACCGACCAGGACAAGCTTCACCGAAATCCGGTCCAGCCTGGACAGTTCAGGGAGAAAACGGAACCTGTCGGGCATTTCTTCCTTACAACTATTCTTTATCAAGTACAAAATACTTGTTCCCGCGGCAAAAACGTAACAGGCCGTGGAAAGCAGGGCAAAAAGCACATGAACCACCAGCCAGTTGCTCTTATAGGCGGCTGTTAACGGCTCAATCGCAGGGTTATCGGCATAACCCCAGCCCATGACCAGGAAAGCAAAAGGTACGGAAATTAAACCGACGGGTCCTGTATGGCTGTATATACGTCTGGCGGCCAGGTACACCCCCACAGCCAGCCAGGCAACGGTGATGTTTAATTCATATAAGGTCCTGACCGGCAGGTGATCGGAAGTTACGGAACGGGTCACCACCACCACCGTATTGGCCAAAAATCCTGCCCAGATGATAACTTTTTCTGTTTTTTCGGCAAATACCTTGCCGCGGGCAAACCAGGCAATATAAAAAAGGGTGGCCCCAATGTAACTGCCAACGGTAACCCAAAAAAAGAACATCTCCGTTTTGGACATCTGTGTTCTCCCCCTCATCTGCGGCTGAAAAAAACTCTGAAAAAAAGCCCGGCCACTGCCAGTATACTGCCCAGGTAAATAAAAATTTCACCCGGATCACTGGAAACGTCAAACTTTTCCCAGAAACGGTGTTCTACAAACTTAACTTCAAATTTACCGACTTTTTTGCTCTGACCCTGCCGGATAATATTTTTGCCATCCTGCTGCCCGGATATTTTTATTTCGGTGGCCGGCTTTACGGGAAATACCTCATTCTGCACCGGCCTTCCACCGGGAGAAATATCCGGGTAGAACCTTACTTCCCATTCGCCCAGGTCCGGGATGGAAAACCGGTCGTAATAAACCCCGTCCCTGTGGGTGGCAATATTCAGGAAATCATCCAGTACCAATTTCCCCTGTTTTTTTACCTGCAGGCGAACCGAATACCCCCAGTTCATGGAACGCCAGTAGTAACCCATAAACTTTACGGGCCGGTTTATTTCCATTACCCGGCGGTTTGGAAAAGTCCCCGTAAAAAAGTCCAAATCACTCCGCACCTGCCCGACGTTGTTGCCTTCCCGCACCAGCTCCAGTTTTTTCAGACCTACGGTGTATTCCTCAAAAACATGAAGCCGGCCTTTTTCCATACTTTCCATGTCAGCAGGAAACTTTATAGCCACACCCTCCGGAATCATGACGC
Coding sequences within:
- a CDS encoding gamma-glutamylcyclotransferase family protein; this translates as MYLNNLFVYGTLLPGLENHEKFIKKYRPEVYKASAKGTMYYIPEDNYPVVLDEGDGEIKGVLFVTRELPVILPELDEIEKFTGVESQSHLIREIRDVKNLETGEVVKAHMFLWPPSKADWLKKNGAVIKDGDWKRFLGNME
- a CDS encoding zinc-ribbon domain containing protein, whose product is MFQDKTLVCKECGADFVFSASEQEFYAEKGFQNEPARCPECRAARKQRTNKGSRGPREMYNVICSNCGAETRVPFKPSQDRPVYCRDCFENLR
- a CDS encoding cytochrome c biogenesis protein; this encodes MSKTEMFFFWVTVGSYIGATLFYIAWFARGKVFAEKTEKVIIWAGFLANTVVVVTRSVTSDHLPVRTLYELNITVAWLAVGVYLAARRIYSHTGPVGLISVPFAFLVMGWGYADNPAIEPLTAAYKSNWLVVHVLFALLSTACYVFAAGTSILYLIKNSCKEEMPDRFRFLPELSRLDRISVKLVLVGFMAGTVMLLSGSIWAKLLWGSYWSWDPVETWSLLSWLVYGIYLHLHFTFGWKGEKLAWLCLGCLLTNIISFWAVGIVTPDTYHNLDLITRPVD
- a CDS encoding cytochrome c biogenesis protein ResB, with the protein product MTGKKYINTALVLMLALLGGILVRFYLLPGRNGPGSLFATVLTGIVFFGLAASMTVCTLLRVSARFREPRGTRFNVAVWGSVIFHTGMVVILFGFAVSSLFGMRGSVMIPEGVAIKFPADMESMEKGRLHVFEEYTVGLKKLELVREGNNVGQVRSDLDFFTGTFPNRRVMEINRPVKFMGYYWRSMNWGYSVRLQVKKQGKLVLDDFLNIATHRDGVYYDRFSIPDLGEWEVRFYPDISPGGRPVQNEVFPVKPATEIKISGQQDGKNIIRQGQSKKVGKFEVKFVEHRFWEKFDVSSDPGEIFIYLGSILAVAGLFFRVFFSRR